The following nucleotide sequence is from Trifolium pratense cultivar HEN17-A07 linkage group LG2, ARS_RC_1.1, whole genome shotgun sequence.
tttttctaaatggtcgtgtatcaaaatactaaggtcacacacacacacaaacacacacacacacacacacatatatatatatatatatatatatatatatatatatatatatatatatatagtattacggtaaaaacaaaatttattatatattttcataattttataattatatagagtcacataatataattaatattttattattatttaaaaaaattggaatatgtgtgttatattcatgtgcattaatttatttaatttatttataatataatggaatatgtcttatttactaatttactaatttctaatttactaatatatttttaaaattaaaaatggaatcaatatatttgacttttaatgaatttaatttcatattaaagacaaaattactcatttgtccatttttttttactatatatataacatttgtctgaactctaaaactcacaatttttcaatcttcattatctcttattcatctctctcgataatcactattttttctatatatcgtcacctttttaaatttctttattttttcttctttgttcgatatttcttatatttttaatatattgtttgttttaccttttagattattttcttttggtcatctttttatttattaatcctatttatttttcgtgacagggaaataattgagaggCAAGACGAAATGCATCACATTctcacaaaatggattgaattgaGAGCTCGGAGTCTGTTTTAATAActgtagttttgtttttttttagaaaatcttGCTTATAGCACTTTATCAATATCAATGATGTCTTGGATTCAAGTTGGAATATCAATGATGTATTTACTTGATGAATCTAtcaacaaattaatcaaatgatgtatttttccaatagtattaagttcatcattattgtatatttttctattgcaatttttattttatacttctttttttttaaaaaaggagatctttatttttgtgaatctattatctattatttatatgtttaagagtttttttctcaaggaaacaaatttacgtgtcactttcttatgaactttaatttttattaatccaatgtggcatcctctcattcATCATTCTCTTAGGTGGCGTCCTCTCATTTCTTTTACCGGTCAAAATCTCACGTGACAATGTCTCAATTCATTTTGCTAATATGTCATTCTTCTATGTTTTTCCTTTAGTCATTAgtgctcaattataaatatagaaattgttcaatcaggttttatgaacaaatgtctatatattaatattttgatacaattgaaattttacatatggaaacttttgattattgaccaactcatttttggaatatatattgattaaattaaatcaatgctgaaatgtatggaaatttcaaaaattaaggaccaaaaatctactatagtttctatatatatacgGGTCAACATGTAAGAGTGAGGGTCATTTAGTGTCTCAGCGccccttctctattttctcttctcaccttcACTGAACAAAAATACTTATCTtaaaaggaatataaaaaaaaaaatagtaatttaattgttcacaaaaaaagttattcttaaacttcatacttatcaaacagagaaaatggtgtgattgtctgaaatataaaaggaatgaagtaattgacttcatagattatttttctattttattttattattttattaattttattaataaaaaaaagttacatagtgatttataccaaacataatattacaatagggggtattgataaaaaaataatctacttGGAggtattaaacaaaaaataacttacacggggtgagacatacatttgtagattttattatataaaaaatacgataaatatcaattgaaagtaaggaaagtaacaatgattttatatataaaaaaagaaagaattaaaagtaataatatcatgtattactttgttttttattttccaaacatcactgtaagataaacaaatagataaattttttaaaatttgcaccattaacaaatgagatatgcataaaaaaatgatataatttttttttgtggcaagcaaatgacaaataattctactgttcattacacaaatgtgaaattttttcacacgggggcATGGGCTAAAATACtccagaagaaaacaaatgtctaaaggagagagatgacgattaagaactaatatatattaaccgttagattagtttttgcttaatgacatttttttatgaaaataaaagaacaaatatacgaacatgtgggttgggaacgaggagtggagtatcactcccTGTTCTACCATTTCtacttaaaatctccaaaatttggatcatttatcatatttaaataaattattacattaaatataaaattaattttacaaataattaaaaaaaatcacaatattaaaattttaataatccatatttttcatgtgtgaaaaaaaatgatctatatttttcatagaacattaacccgggcgatagcacgggtaagttatccTAGTATATTTATATaactaaattgaaattttttaggCTTTctgttttttcaaaattttgaggtgtAAAGCTCTCTCGGTCACTATTTCATAAAAATTgcatcatttattttttttgttaccatgatTATAAATTTTCACCGTCATTTGAGATAATTAATCTTCATCGAGAAACCTGTGCGATACATAAAGTGAGTTCTCTCCAATCGAATTTTCTTCATACGCATTAGCCAGGATTCAAACATCTAACCACATGCTTAAAGGACCAAAACTTTCACCAAttggaccaaataaaaattgcattatTACTTGAAGAAAATTCCATTATGTGTCGGGTCCATTTTTTTGTGTACCACAACTATTCCAATCCAACCCCTTCTTTTTTGGTCATAATATACAACGCCGTGCCTACTCTTCTGTGTGTCGGGTCCAACTTTAAAGCTAGTACAAATCAAAGAAGAAATTAATGCTGACCTTTCTAAGAAGATAAAGGAATTTTGAGACCCTATATATGCCACACACATGTATTCATATATGGTCAGATTTGAATTCATAAATCATCACCTACAAAGATTTTAATCTAAACATGGAATACAACTTTATTGTCAACATAATTTTCCCTTTCCTTTTTCTTATatctataaaattattattattttccaaTAGAAGACTCAAAAAGCTTCCACCATGCCCACCTTCTTTTCCCATAATTGGCAACCTCCATCAACTTAAACAACCAATTCACCTATATTTTCATGAACTCTCCCAAAAATATGGTCCTATTTTCACCCTTAAATTTGGGTCTCAACTTGTAGCAGTAGTTTCATCGGCGTCTATTGCCGAGGAATGTTTCACCaaaaatgatattatttttgcaaACCGTATACACTCTCTTAAAACCAAGTATCTTGCTTTCGATAACACAAGCCTTATTACCTCATCGTATGGAGATCATTGGCGTAATTTACGTCGTATAAGCTCACTAGAAATTCTCTCTACTCACCGTCTCAACTCTTTTTCAGAAATCCGTAAAGACGAGACCATGAGGTTAGTTCGAGAACTTGCTAAGAACTCTAACAAAGACTTCACAAAAGTTGAGCTTAGATCTTTGTTTGCTGAGCTAACATTTAACACAATCATGAGAATGGTTTGTGGTAAACGCTTTTATGGTGATGAATCTGATGGAACAAACGCCGATGAGGCAAAGAAATTTCGAGATGTCATGAATGAGATTCAAGAGTTTGGGTTGGGATCCTATCTTGGTGATTTTGTGCCTTTATTCAGATTGTTTGATTTTAGTGGTTATAAGAATAAGTTAAAAAGGGTTGGAGAGAAGATGGATGCACTTTTTCAAGGACTAGTTGATGATCATCGTAAgaacaaaaaggaaaataaaaataccatgattgatcacttacTTTCCTTACAAGAATCACAACCTGATGATTACAGCGACAAAATT
It contains:
- the LOC123906374 gene encoding cytochrome P450 81E8-like translates to MEYNFIVNIIFPFLFLISIKLLLFSNRRLKKLPPCPPSFPIIGNLHQLKQPIHLYFHELSQKYGPIFTLKFGSQLVAVVSSASIAEECFTKNDIIFANRIHSLKTKYLAFDNTSLITSSYGDHWRNLRRISSLEILSTHRLNSFSEIRKDETMRLVRELAKNSNKDFTKVELRSLFAELTFNTIMRMVCGKRFYGDESDGTNADEAKKFRDVMNEIQEFGLGSYLGDFVPLFRLFDFSGYKNKLKRVGEKMDALFQGLVDDHRKNKKENKNTMIDHLLSLQESQPDDYSDKIIKGLIMSLIVAGTETSAITLEWAMANLLNHPDVLEKARIELDNHIGQECLIEEEKATKLQYLQNIISETLRLHPAAPMLIPHVSSDGCNVGGYDVPQNTILMVNAWDIHRDPNLWADPTSFKPERFENSQQADMHGFIPFGMGRRSCPGSGLSLRTLSLTLGSLIQCFEWKRVNNEEVNMTEGRGTVIPMAIPLEAQCKVRPIINNIFS